A window of the Syntrophothermus lipocalidus DSM 12680 genome harbors these coding sequences:
- a CDS encoding thiamine pyrophosphate-dependent enzyme codes for MASVQPAMPKSWYLPSKPHKFCPGCGHGIVLKALGEVIDELDIQNRVVFGCDIGCSLLSWNFFAVDSTQTHHGRTTPVMVGMKRANPDLICVGYMGDGGGYSIGSQHVLNSAVRNEKVTLILVNNTNYAMTGGQLAPTTLPGQITETTPYGRDVAKTGYPTRGPEMLAAITTDGAYIARGTVAKFRQMKNFIKRAVQNQMEGNGFSFVECLSTCPTNWRTNARQTWDFLEDEMEAYFKVGELKSPFGKGEK; via the coding sequence ATGGCAAGCGTGCAACCAGCAATGCCGAAATCGTGGTATTTGCCGAGTAAACCGCACAAGTTCTGCCCGGGTTGTGGGCACGGCATCGTGCTGAAGGCTTTAGGGGAAGTGATCGATGAACTGGATATCCAAAACCGGGTGGTATTCGGGTGTGATATCGGTTGCTCTCTCTTATCGTGGAACTTTTTTGCGGTCGACAGCACCCAGACCCATCACGGAAGAACTACCCCGGTAATGGTTGGAATGAAAAGGGCTAATCCAGACTTGATATGCGTGGGTTATATGGGGGATGGAGGAGGATATTCTATTGGTTCCCAACACGTTCTCAATTCAGCGGTTCGCAACGAAAAAGTCACTTTAATTCTGGTGAACAACACCAATTATGCCATGACCGGAGGACAGTTAGCTCCCACCACCCTGCCTGGGCAAATAACTGAAACGACTCCTTACGGGCGGGACGTTGCCAAGACAGGATACCCCACGCGGGGGCCGGAAATGCTGGCGGCCATTACCACAGACGGTGCTTACATTGCCCGGGGTACAGTGGCAAAGTTCCGCCAGATGAAGAATTTCATTAAACGGGCCGTGCAGAACCAGATGGAGGGTAATGGCTTTTCGTTTGTGGAATGTCTCTCGACTTGCCCTACCAACTGGAGAACAAACGCTAGACAGACGTGGGATTTTCTGGAGGACGAGATGGAAGCTTATTTCAAGGTCGGAGAACTGAAAAGCCCGTTTGGAAAGGGGGAAAAGTAA
- a CDS encoding 2-oxoacid:acceptor oxidoreductase family protein encodes MRPLTRVVLAGEGGQGVQAVAEILAEAAYNEGKQALYIPNFGLEQRGGVSVAFIQVGDKRIGAPKFPKGDVVVALSGRAVLRTHQYSGPNTIYVYDSSFKLEHDDLPPEARRILSIPALEKAKELHPRVFNIVVMGAVLGFTDIVSYEAAKEALEKQLGYKFQKDPGLRDLNYRALDAGIELAREASKGEEVRYA; translated from the coding sequence ATGAGACCGCTCACTAGAGTAGTTTTAGCCGGAGAAGGAGGTCAGGGGGTACAGGCGGTAGCGGAAATACTGGCTGAGGCAGCTTACAACGAAGGCAAACAGGCCCTCTATATTCCAAACTTTGGGCTCGAACAGCGGGGAGGCGTGTCGGTAGCTTTTATCCAGGTGGGAGATAAACGCATCGGAGCACCGAAGTTTCCTAAAGGAGATGTAGTGGTAGCTCTCAGCGGGCGGGCGGTTCTCAGAACGCACCAGTATTCTGGACCGAACACGATTTATGTTTATGACTCGTCGTTCAAGCTAGAACACGACGATCTTCCCCCTGAAGCGCGTAGGATCCTCAGCATTCCAGCGTTGGAAAAAGCCAAGGAACTGCACCCGCGGGTGTTTAACATAGTAGTAATGGGGGCGGTCCTAGGATTTACTGACATCGTCTCGTATGAAGCTGCTAAGGAAGCGTTGGAAAAACAGTTAGGCTACAAATTCCAAAAAGATCCCGGATTGAGAGACCTGAATTACCGCGCTCTCGACGCCGGGATCGAGTTAGCAAGAGAGGCTTCAAAAGGGGAGGAAGTACGCTATGCCTAA